One window of the Populus nigra chromosome 4, ddPopNigr1.1, whole genome shotgun sequence genome contains the following:
- the LOC133692468 gene encoding AT-rich interactive domain-containing protein 2-like isoform X2, with the protein MIANDCTKNPRRKIAPNRFWVDPEPNSKGSVVKTKLNYQLRSCFDKFSESFFKEVCGLDSCLWTLPPMLGNGQFVDLLKLFLVVREKGGYDVVSKNGLWGLVAQESGFGLSLVPAVKLVYIKYLDALERWLERLLVDSVELNTELSGSGVNVVGAVMELGAEFKGLLSQMPEKEFLELKSELNVDAEVESYESEKLVEDEEPLHIDLTKSGVDYVEVGESGDNVVKGVMVDDSFSNWNVKCKDVGEKLISDSRKNEKVENEDEVKSVVVVEIDGEGEGDKGDNSEVEELDLATYNESVSSRKRKRESIPRMLNWVTGIARDPCDPVVGSLPEWSKWKFYGNEECWKQVLLTREALFLKRNVDSTSIAEGSFRQKNPKMHPCRYDDHAGSSYNLRERLKCRKKPLPGETSSQAHVCSQSSSAAAQTDSDSCMDGVYDGDSSTEHSVLDFPITKRIPVGPVFQAEVPEWTGVVSKSDSKWLGTQVWPLKTSINKFVIEREPIGKGRSDSCGCQVPKSIECVRFHITERRFRVMRELAKAFNQWRFDRMGEEVKLSWTVEEQKKFGATVRSNPLSLDKNFWVEIFKCFPGRRREDLVSYYYNVFLLQRRANQNRSTPGNINSDDESECELLTNGSGREAVNSPGSLISAKKQHKHVK; encoded by the exons ATGATAGCTAATGATTGTACAAAAAACCCACGAAGAAAGATAGCCCCGAACAGGTTTTGGGTGGATCCTGAGCCGAATTCAAAAGGGTCCGTTGTAAAAACCAAACTCAATTACCAGCTCAGGAGTTGTTTTGATAAGTTTTCAGAGTCATTTTTCAAAGAGGTTTGTGGGTTAGATAGTTGTTTATGGACTCTACCTCCAATGCTTGGAAATGGGCAGTTTGTAGATTTGCTTAAACTGTTTTTAGTTGTGAGAGAGAAGGGTGGATATGATGTCGTTTCCAAAAATGGGTTGTGGGGTTTGGTTGCTCAAGAGTCTGGGTTTGGATTGAGCCTTGTGCCGGCTGTGAAACTGGTCTACATTAAGTACTTAGACGCATTGGAGAGGTGGTTAGAGAGGCTTCTTGTTGACAGTGTAGAACTCAACACGGAGTTGAGTGGTAGCGGGGTTAATGTGGTTGGGGCTGTAATGGAATTAGGGGCCGAGTTCAAAGGGTTGTTATCACAAATGCCAGAGAAGGAGTTTTTGGAATTGAAATCGGAGTTGAACGTGGATGCCGAGGTGGAGTCTTATGAGAGTGAGAAGTTGGTCGAGGATGAAGAACCTTTGCATATAGACTTAACTAAGAGTGGTGTTGATTACGTGGAAGTTGGTGAATCAGGTGATAATGTGGTAAAGGGTGTCATGGTGGATGATTCCTTTTCTAACTGGAATGTGAAATGCAAGGATGTTGGTGAAAAACTGATATCTGATTCCAGGAAAAACGAGAAAGTGGAAAATGAGGATGAGGTGAAGagtgtggtggtggtggaaatTGATGGAGAGGGGGAAGGAGATAAGGGTGATAACAGTGAGGTTGAGGAACTGGATTTAGCAACTTATAACGAATCTGTTTCTAGTCGTAAGAGGAAGCGAGAGTCCATTCCTAGAATGCTGAACTGGGTTACTGGGATTGCAAGGGATCCATGTGATCCTGTGGTTGGATCATTACCTGAGTGGTCAAAGTGGAAATTTTATGGGAATGAGGAATGCTGGAAGCAGGTTTTGTTGACTCGGGAAGCATTGTTTCTGAAAAGAAATGTTGATTCAACCTCAATTGCAGAAGGCTCTTTTCGGCAG AAAAATCCGAAGATGCATCCATGTAGGTATGATGATCACGCTGGATCTAGTTACAATCTTAGAGAGAGGTTAAAATGTAGAAAGAAGCCACTTCCTGGGGAAACATCTTCTCAAGCACATGTTTGTTCACAGTCATCTTCTGCGGCCGCTCAAACTGATTCAGACTCTTGCATGGATGGGGTTTATGATGGTGATTCTTCAACTGAACATTCAGTGCTTGACTTTCCAATTACAAAGAGAATTCCCGTGGGGCCAGTTTTTCAGGCCGAAGTACCAGAGTGGACTGGTGTGGTTTCCAAAAGCGACTCAAAGTGGCTTGGGACTCAGGTTTGGCCACTCAAAACTTCAATTAACAAATTTGTTATTGAAAGGGAACCTATTGGTAAGGGAAGGTCAGATTCATGTGGATGCCAAGTGCCGAAATCTATAGAATGTGTCAGATTTCACATTACTGAGCGAAGGTTTAGAGTGATGCGTGAATTGGCGAAGGCTTTTAATCAGTGGAGATTTGATAGGATGGGTGAAGAAGTTAAACTCTCCTGGACAGTCGAAGAACAAAAGAAGTTTGGAGCTACAGTGAGGTCAaatcctctctctctcgatAAGAATTTTTGGGTTGAGATATTCAAATGTTTCCCTGGTAGGAGAAGGGAAGATCTGGTGAGCTACTACTACAATGTATTTCTTTTGCAGCGCAGAGCAAACCAGAATAGGTCTACTCCAGGTAACATTAATAGTGATGATGAATCAGAATGTGAATTATTAACCAATGGCTCTGGGCGTGAGGCTGTCAATTCACCAGGCTCTCTCATATCAGCAAAGAAGCAGCATAAACATGTTAAATAG
- the LOC133692468 gene encoding AT-rich interactive domain-containing protein 2-like isoform X1, translating into MAGWSMIANDCTKNPRRKIAPNRFWVDPEPNSKGSVVKTKLNYQLRSCFDKFSESFFKEVCGLDSCLWTLPPMLGNGQFVDLLKLFLVVREKGGYDVVSKNGLWGLVAQESGFGLSLVPAVKLVYIKYLDALERWLERLLVDSVELNTELSGSGVNVVGAVMELGAEFKGLLSQMPEKEFLELKSELNVDAEVESYESEKLVEDEEPLHIDLTKSGVDYVEVGESGDNVVKGVMVDDSFSNWNVKCKDVGEKLISDSRKNEKVENEDEVKSVVVVEIDGEGEGDKGDNSEVEELDLATYNESVSSRKRKRESIPRMLNWVTGIARDPCDPVVGSLPEWSKWKFYGNEECWKQVLLTREALFLKRNVDSTSIAEGSFRQKNPKMHPCRYDDHAGSSYNLRERLKCRKKPLPGETSSQAHVCSQSSSAAAQTDSDSCMDGVYDGDSSTEHSVLDFPITKRIPVGPVFQAEVPEWTGVVSKSDSKWLGTQVWPLKTSINKFVIEREPIGKGRSDSCGCQVPKSIECVRFHITERRFRVMRELAKAFNQWRFDRMGEEVKLSWTVEEQKKFGATVRSNPLSLDKNFWVEIFKCFPGRRREDLVSYYYNVFLLQRRANQNRSTPGNINSDDESECELLTNGSGREAVNSPGSLISAKKQHKHVK; encoded by the exons ATGGCAGGTTGGTCTATGATAGCTAATGATTGTACAAAAAACCCACGAAGAAAGATAGCCCCGAACAGGTTTTGGGTGGATCCTGAGCCGAATTCAAAAGGGTCCGTTGTAAAAACCAAACTCAATTACCAGCTCAGGAGTTGTTTTGATAAGTTTTCAGAGTCATTTTTCAAAGAGGTTTGTGGGTTAGATAGTTGTTTATGGACTCTACCTCCAATGCTTGGAAATGGGCAGTTTGTAGATTTGCTTAAACTGTTTTTAGTTGTGAGAGAGAAGGGTGGATATGATGTCGTTTCCAAAAATGGGTTGTGGGGTTTGGTTGCTCAAGAGTCTGGGTTTGGATTGAGCCTTGTGCCGGCTGTGAAACTGGTCTACATTAAGTACTTAGACGCATTGGAGAGGTGGTTAGAGAGGCTTCTTGTTGACAGTGTAGAACTCAACACGGAGTTGAGTGGTAGCGGGGTTAATGTGGTTGGGGCTGTAATGGAATTAGGGGCCGAGTTCAAAGGGTTGTTATCACAAATGCCAGAGAAGGAGTTTTTGGAATTGAAATCGGAGTTGAACGTGGATGCCGAGGTGGAGTCTTATGAGAGTGAGAAGTTGGTCGAGGATGAAGAACCTTTGCATATAGACTTAACTAAGAGTGGTGTTGATTACGTGGAAGTTGGTGAATCAGGTGATAATGTGGTAAAGGGTGTCATGGTGGATGATTCCTTTTCTAACTGGAATGTGAAATGCAAGGATGTTGGTGAAAAACTGATATCTGATTCCAGGAAAAACGAGAAAGTGGAAAATGAGGATGAGGTGAAGagtgtggtggtggtggaaatTGATGGAGAGGGGGAAGGAGATAAGGGTGATAACAGTGAGGTTGAGGAACTGGATTTAGCAACTTATAACGAATCTGTTTCTAGTCGTAAGAGGAAGCGAGAGTCCATTCCTAGAATGCTGAACTGGGTTACTGGGATTGCAAGGGATCCATGTGATCCTGTGGTTGGATCATTACCTGAGTGGTCAAAGTGGAAATTTTATGGGAATGAGGAATGCTGGAAGCAGGTTTTGTTGACTCGGGAAGCATTGTTTCTGAAAAGAAATGTTGATTCAACCTCAATTGCAGAAGGCTCTTTTCGGCAG AAAAATCCGAAGATGCATCCATGTAGGTATGATGATCACGCTGGATCTAGTTACAATCTTAGAGAGAGGTTAAAATGTAGAAAGAAGCCACTTCCTGGGGAAACATCTTCTCAAGCACATGTTTGTTCACAGTCATCTTCTGCGGCCGCTCAAACTGATTCAGACTCTTGCATGGATGGGGTTTATGATGGTGATTCTTCAACTGAACATTCAGTGCTTGACTTTCCAATTACAAAGAGAATTCCCGTGGGGCCAGTTTTTCAGGCCGAAGTACCAGAGTGGACTGGTGTGGTTTCCAAAAGCGACTCAAAGTGGCTTGGGACTCAGGTTTGGCCACTCAAAACTTCAATTAACAAATTTGTTATTGAAAGGGAACCTATTGGTAAGGGAAGGTCAGATTCATGTGGATGCCAAGTGCCGAAATCTATAGAATGTGTCAGATTTCACATTACTGAGCGAAGGTTTAGAGTGATGCGTGAATTGGCGAAGGCTTTTAATCAGTGGAGATTTGATAGGATGGGTGAAGAAGTTAAACTCTCCTGGACAGTCGAAGAACAAAAGAAGTTTGGAGCTACAGTGAGGTCAaatcctctctctctcgatAAGAATTTTTGGGTTGAGATATTCAAATGTTTCCCTGGTAGGAGAAGGGAAGATCTGGTGAGCTACTACTACAATGTATTTCTTTTGCAGCGCAGAGCAAACCAGAATAGGTCTACTCCAGGTAACATTAATAGTGATGATGAATCAGAATGTGAATTATTAACCAATGGCTCTGGGCGTGAGGCTGTCAATTCACCAGGCTCTCTCATATCAGCAAAGAAGCAGCATAAACATGTTAAATAG
- the LOC133690790 gene encoding protein DETOXIFICATION 34-like, with protein sequence MVPPRPHHLDGKKKKTYDPSNKRKKVRGEQENLSLILETKKAESIVKIGNTKGNEESKAEESSSSPSAGSPPSEKLRSVSASPFIDGVSRSDSFVRDNHHFLETADLHPAPSTLITNDQGGDYPPAIGFGDAKYICLLESSKLWAIAGPIAFNILCNYGVNSFTNIFVGHIGDIELSAVAISLSVIANFSFGFLLGMGSALETLCGQAFGAGQVNLLGVYMQRSWIILFVACLFLLPLYVFATPVLKLLGQRKDIAELAGKFTIQVIPQMFSLAINFPTQKFLQAQSKVGVLAWIGLAALIIHIGVLYLFINVFKWGLAGAAIAYDISSWGIALAQLAYVVGWCKDGWKGLSWLAFKDIWAFVRLSIASAVMLCLEIWYFMTIIVLTGHLEDPIIAVGSLSICMNINGWEGMLFIGINAAISVRVSNELGSGHPRAAKYAVIVTCIESLLIGILCAVIILATRNHFAIIFTASDEMRKAVANLAYLLGITMILNSIQPVISGVAVGGGWQALVAYINLFCYYVVGLPLGFLLGYKTKLHVKGIWIGMIIGTCLQTLILVYIVYKTNWNKEVEQASERMRKWGGQEEQQLSGDSNQINILTT encoded by the exons ATGGTCCCCCCTCGTCCCCACCACTTGGatgggaagaagaaaaagacttATGACCCCTCGAATAAGAGGAAGAAAGTTCGAG GAGAGCAAGAGAACTTGAGCTTAatcttagaaacaaaaaaagcagAAAGTATAGTAAAAATAGGGAATACTAAAGGAAATGAAGAATCCAAAGCAGAGGAGAGCAGTAGCTCACCCTCTGCTGGATCACCCCCCAGTGAAAAGTTAAGGTCAGTTAGTGCCTCTCCCTTTATTGATGGTGTCTCAAGAAGCGATTCATTTGTGAGGGATAACCACCATTTCCTTGAAACTGCGGATCTCCACCCTGCACCTTCAACGTTGATCACTAATGATCAGGGGGGAGATTATCCTCCTGCAATAGGCTTTGGGGACGCAAAATACATTTGTTTGTTGGAATCTTCAAAGTTATGGGCAATTGCAGGCCCCATTGCATTCAATATCCTTTGCAATTACGGAGTTAACTCGTTCACAAACATCTTCGTTGGCCACATTGGAGATATTGAGCTATCTGCGGTTGCAATCTCTCTGTCTGTCATTGCAAATTTCTCTTTTGGTTTCCTG CTTGGTATGGGCAGTGCTCTTGAAACGCTATGTGGACAAGCATTTGGAGCAGGGCAAGTAAATTTACTTGGAGTGTACATGCAAAGATCATGGATAATTCTGTTTGTTGCTTGCTTGTTCTTGTTGCCGCTGTATGTATTTGCTACTCCAGTACTAAAACTGCTTGGACAACGAAAAGATATCGCGGAACTTGCTGGAAAATTTACTATTCAAGTTATCCCTCAAATGTTCTCGTTAGCCATCAATTTCCCTACTCAAAAGTTCCTGCAGGCACAAAGCAAGGTTGGAGTTTTGGCATGGATTGGTCTTGCAGCTTTGATCATACACATTGGGGTGCTTTATCTCTTCATAAACGTATTCAAGTGGGGTTTGGCTGGTGCTGCCATTGCTTATGACATCTCATCTTGGGGCATTGCTTTGGCTCAGTTAGCTTATGTGGTTGGTTGGTGCAAGGACGGATGGAAAGGATTGTCTTGGTTAGCCTTTAAGGACATTTGGGCTTTTGTTCGGCTCTCCATAGCTTCAGCTGTGATGCTTTGCCTGGAGATTTGGTATTTTATGACCATAATTGTTCTTACTGGACACCTTGAAGATCCTATCATCGCAGTTGGGTCCCTTTCTATCTG CATGAACATCAATGGTTGGGAAGGCATGTTGTTTATTGGAATCAATGCAGCTATAAG TGTTCGAGTTTCTAATGAGCTAGGATCAGGCCATCCGAGAGCTGCAAAATACGCTGTCATTGTCACATGCATTGAGTCTCTCCTTATTGGGATCCTTTGTGCAGTGATTATTCTGGCAACTAGGAACCATTTTGCTATAATTTTTACTGCTAGCGACGAGATGAGAAAAGCGGTGGCCAATTTAGCCTACCTTCTTGGTATAACCATGATCTTAAATAGCATTCAGCCAGTAATCTCAG GTGTTGCTGTGGGAGGTGGCTGGCAAGCCTTGGTGGCTTATATAAACTTGTTTTGTTATTACGTTGTCGGCCTTCCTCTAGGGTTTCTTCTTGGttacaaaacaaaattgcaTGTCAAG GGAATTTGGATAGGCATGATTATTGGGACTTGCCTGCAGACATTGATCCTTGtttatattgtttataaaaCCAACTGGAACAAGGAG GTTGAACAAGCATCTGAACGAATGCGAAAATGGGGTGGACAAGAAGAGCAACAACTATCCGGCGATTCGAATCAAATCAACATTTTGACCACTTAA
- the LOC133690924 gene encoding mavicyanin-like has protein sequence MANFRKTVLVVSFLTTALCGVSMATVYQVGDSAGWTSMGQVDYQDWAANKNFHVGDTLVFNYNNQFHNVKQVTHQGFESCNATSPLATYTNGSDTVTLEKLGHFYFICGYPGHCQAGQKIDILVAPATSNLGPAPSSQISPSSASTLSFSNLSWASGVLLALCLLGFGY, from the coding sequence ATGGCTAATTTCAGGAAAACAGTACTGGTGGTTTCTTTCTTGACGACGGCTCTTTGCGGAGTCTCCATGGCTACCGTTTACCAAGTCGGTGACTCTGCTGGTTGGACAAGCATGGGTCAAGTGGATTACCAAGATTGGGCTGCCAACAAGAATTTTCACGTTGGTGATACTCTCGTCTTCAACTACAACAACCAATTCCACAACGTGAAGCAAGTGACGCATCAGGGTTTCGAGTCATGCAATGCAACGTCACCACTAGCTACTTACACCAACGGCTCCGATACAGTCACTCTTGAAAAGCTTGGCCACTTCTACTTTATATGTGGTTACCCTGGTCACTGCCAAGCAGGACAAAAGATTGATATCCTGGTCGCTCCGGCAACTTCAAATTTGGGTCCTGCTCCGTCATCTCAGATCTCACCTAGTAGTGCTTCAACTCTTTCTTTCAGTAATCTTTCTTGGGCTTCGGGTGTGCTTCTTGCACTCTGTCTCTTGGGATTTGGCTATTAG
- the LOC133690799 gene encoding probable E3 ubiquitin-protein ligase RHB1A: protein MGGCCCSSRKPHLNGTPVYYYGESCAFRNFWIGKGKAILENVLCDNGRILGSTLHILNLNTSTPDSFRPPPVPLPYDVVLGCPQSPDSESVREIISRSSFETLATCEDLEELDCKTHASSFLFSPRKSDVTKFHEPVASATEEDACPICLEEYDLENPKHITKCEHHFHLSCILEWMERSDICPICDQEVIIDRTYN, encoded by the exons ATGGGAGGTTGCTGTTGTTCTTCAAGGAAACCTCATTTAAACGGAACGCCCGTGTATTATTAT GGCGAAAGCTGTGCTTTTCGGAATT TTTGGATTGGGAAAGGAAAGGCTATTCTTGAGAATGTTTTATGCGATAATGGGAGAATTTTAGGGTCAACGTTGCAC atcttgaatttgaatacaTCAACGCCTGATAGTTTCCGCCCCCCACCTGTGCCTCTGCCATATGATGTGGTTTTGGGATGTCCACAATCACCAGATTCTGAGTCTGTTAGGGAAATAATTAGTCGCAGTAGTTTTGAAACTTTGGCAACATGTGAAGATCTTGAAGAATTGGACTGCAAAACTCATGCTAGTTCATTTCTTTTCTCCCCAAGGAAGTCAGACGTGACAAAATTCCATGAACCTGTTGCATCAGCAACAGAAGAAGATGCTTGTCCGATATGCCTTGAAG AGTATGACTTGGAGAATCCAAAACACATCACGAAATGCGAACATCATTTTCACCTTTCCTGCATTCTAGAGTGGATGGAAAGGAGTGACATCTGCCCCATATGTGACCAG GAAGTAATAATTGACCGCACCTACAATTAG